From Pseudomonas fluorescens, one genomic window encodes:
- a CDS encoding YaeQ family protein, which translates to MAQPSTTYKFELNLTDLDRSVYETVKQTIARHPSETEERMTVRLLAYAFWYNEQLSFGRGLSDVDEPALWEKSLDDRVLHWIEVGQPDADRLTWCSRRTERTSLLAYGSLRVWEGKVIPAIKTLKNVNIAAVPQDVLETLAQDMPRVIKWDVMISEGTIFVTDDRGQHEVQLQWLQGERG; encoded by the coding sequence ATGGCCCAGCCGTCCACGACCTATAAATTTGAACTGAACCTGACCGATCTCGACCGCAGCGTCTACGAGACGGTGAAGCAGACCATCGCCCGTCACCCGTCAGAAACTGAAGAGCGGATGACCGTACGGCTGTTGGCCTACGCCTTCTGGTACAACGAGCAGTTGTCCTTTGGCCGTGGTCTGTCGGACGTCGATGAACCTGCACTGTGGGAAAAGAGCCTGGACGACCGCGTGCTGCACTGGATCGAAGTCGGCCAGCCCGATGCCGACCGCCTGACCTGGTGTTCGCGTCGCACCGAGCGCACCAGCCTGCTGGCGTACGGCAGCCTGCGGGTGTGGGAAGGCAAGGTGATCCCGGCGATCAAGACCCTGAAAAACGTCAACATCGCCGCCGTGCCTCAGGACGTGCTGGAGACCCTGGCCCAGGACATGCCCCGCGTGATCAAGTGGGACGTGATGATCAGCGAAGGGACCATTTTTGTCACCGACGACCGTGGCCAGCACGAAGTCCAGTTGCAGTGGTTGCAGGGCGAGCGCGGCTAA
- the recJ gene encoding single-stranded-DNA-specific exonuclease RecJ: MRIEPRQLPATLPFLGDLPPLLTRLYAARGVQSEAELDKSLARLIPFQQLKGIEAAVDLLVVALEQRQRILIVGDFDADGATASTVGTLGLRLLGAAHVDYLVPNRFEYGYGLTPEIVAVALQRQPQLLITVDNGISSVEGVAAAKQAGLKVLVTDHHLPGDELPLADAIVNPNQPGCTFPSKALAGVGVIFYVLMALRARLRSLGWYDSRPQPNIGELLDLVALGSVADVVPLDANNRILVHQGLERIRAGRARPGIKAILEVAKRDHSRITSTDLGFILGPRLNAAGRLDDMSLGIECLLTDDVDLAREMAAQLDGMNQDRKSIEQGMQREALAQLKDLPLESMPFGLCLFDPEWHQGVIGILASRMKERYFRPTIAFADAGDGMLKGSGRSVQGFHIRDALSVVAAQHPELISKYGGHAMAAGLTLPEANFPLFCQAFDAEVRRQMREEDLTGRLLSDGTLAVEEFHLELARALRHAGPWGQHFPEPLFHGVFQLVEQRIVGERHLKVVLKSECGSVKLDGIAFGVDREVWPNPTIRWVELAYKLDVNEFRGQETVQLMIAHIEPR, encoded by the coding sequence ATGCGTATCGAACCTCGCCAGCTCCCCGCCACCCTGCCATTTCTCGGTGACTTGCCGCCCTTGCTGACCCGCTTGTATGCGGCTCGCGGCGTGCAGTCCGAGGCGGAGTTGGACAAGAGCCTGGCGCGCCTGATCCCGTTCCAGCAACTCAAGGGGATCGAGGCGGCGGTGGACTTGCTGGTGGTGGCGCTGGAGCAGCGGCAGCGGATCCTGATCGTCGGCGATTTTGATGCCGACGGCGCGACAGCCAGCACCGTTGGCACCCTCGGCTTGCGGCTGCTGGGCGCAGCCCATGTCGACTACCTGGTGCCCAACCGGTTCGAGTACGGCTATGGCCTGACCCCGGAGATCGTCGCGGTGGCCCTGCAGCGCCAGCCGCAGTTGCTGATCACCGTGGACAACGGCATTTCCAGCGTCGAGGGGGTTGCCGCGGCGAAACAGGCCGGGCTCAAGGTGCTGGTGACCGATCACCATTTACCAGGCGATGAACTGCCGCTGGCCGATGCCATCGTCAATCCCAACCAGCCGGGCTGTACCTTCCCGAGCAAGGCGCTGGCCGGGGTCGGGGTGATTTTCTATGTGCTGATGGCCCTGCGCGCGCGCCTGCGTAGCCTCGGCTGGTATGACAGCCGACCGCAACCGAACATCGGTGAACTGCTCGATTTGGTGGCTTTGGGCAGTGTGGCCGACGTGGTGCCGCTGGATGCCAACAACCGGATCCTGGTGCACCAGGGCCTGGAGCGGATTCGTGCCGGGCGTGCGCGGCCGGGGATCAAGGCGATCCTCGAAGTGGCCAAGCGCGATCATTCGCGCATCACCTCCACTGATCTGGGTTTTATCCTCGGCCCGCGTCTGAATGCCGCGGGGCGTCTGGACGACATGAGCCTGGGCATCGAATGTCTGCTCACCGATGACGTCGACCTGGCCCGTGAAATGGCCGCGCAACTGGATGGCATGAACCAGGATCGCAAATCCATCGAGCAGGGCATGCAGCGCGAAGCACTGGCCCAGCTCAAGGATTTGCCCTTGGAATCGATGCCCTTCGGCCTGTGCCTGTTCGATCCGGAGTGGCACCAGGGGGTGATCGGTATTCTTGCCTCGCGAATGAAAGAGCGCTATTTCCGCCCGACCATCGCCTTTGCCGACGCCGGTGACGGCATGCTCAAGGGCTCGGGACGTTCGGTGCAGGGCTTTCATATCCGTGACGCCCTGAGTGTGGTGGCGGCGCAGCACCCGGAACTGATCAGCAAATATGGCGGCCACGCCATGGCGGCGGGCCTGACCTTGCCCGAAGCGAACTTCCCGCTGTTTTGCCAGGCGTTCGACGCCGAAGTGCGACGGCAGATGCGCGAGGAAGACCTGACCGGGCGGTTGCTGTCGGATGGCACCCTGGCGGTGGAAGAGTTTCATCTGGAACTGGCCCGCGCCCTGCGCCATGCCGGTCCTTGGGGCCAGCACTTCCCGGAGCCGCTGTTTCACGGAGTGTTCCAGCTGGTCGAGCAGCGGATCGTTGGCGAGCGCCACCTGAAAGTGGTGCTCAAGAGCGAATGTGGCTCTGTGAAACTCGACGGGATTGCCTTCGGGGTTGACCGTGAAGTCTGGCCCAACCCGACCATCCGCTGGGTCGAATTGGCCTACAAGCTGGATGTGAACGAGTTCCGCGGCCAGGAAACCGTGCAATTGATGATCGCCCATATCGAACCGCGCTGA
- a CDS encoding TIGR02285 family protein → MTRHRSRACVKPGQSELDRITGRVLRWLSIAAALAWLHVLPAAAEDKQTLIWLLRDLPPLTIFEGSQKNLGAVDQLMPLLIASLPQYRHDLLRVNRARGMQMLLEPSFTCDPSLLWNPERAKRMVYSIPAYRIRSNGVAIRRKDHAALSPFLIDNQVDLERLLASKSRKLGVVAERSYGEAVDRTLSQAPPGSLTAHYGNDALGSLLQMQRLGRLTSLLGYWPEIRYQALQQGIAPEELEFFGIHGNAKYQSIHVACSDIPEGRQAISAINATIRQLRHNRLIEFYAQWLDPQMRSEYLRDAEDFFQDDAPE, encoded by the coding sequence ATGACGCGGCACAGATCGCGCGCCTGCGTGAAGCCGGGGCAATCTGAGCTGGACAGGATTACCGGGCGCGTATTGCGCTGGCTGAGTATTGCGGCAGCGCTAGCCTGGCTGCACGTCCTGCCCGCTGCTGCCGAAGACAAGCAGACGCTGATCTGGCTCCTGCGCGACTTACCGCCACTGACCATCTTCGAAGGATCGCAGAAGAACCTCGGTGCAGTGGATCAACTGATGCCACTGTTGATCGCCAGCCTGCCGCAATATCGCCATGACCTGTTGCGGGTCAATCGTGCGCGGGGCATGCAGATGTTGCTGGAACCGAGTTTTACCTGCGACCCTTCCCTGCTGTGGAACCCTGAGCGGGCAAAGCGAATGGTTTATTCGATCCCGGCGTATCGGATCCGCAGCAACGGCGTCGCCATACGCCGCAAAGACCACGCAGCGCTGAGCCCCTTTCTGATTGACAATCAGGTGGATCTCGAACGACTGCTGGCGAGCAAAAGCCGCAAGCTGGGCGTGGTTGCCGAACGCAGTTACGGCGAGGCCGTCGATCGTACCCTGAGCCAGGCACCGCCCGGCAGCCTGACGGCGCACTATGGCAATGACGCCCTGGGCAGCCTTCTGCAGATGCAGCGCCTGGGTCGCCTGACCTCGCTTCTTGGCTACTGGCCGGAGATTCGCTATCAGGCGTTGCAACAAGGCATCGCCCCCGAGGAACTGGAGTTCTTTGGTATTCATGGCAACGCCAAGTACCAATCAATCCATGTCGCTTGCTCCGACATCCCCGAAGGCCGCCAGGCGATAAGCGCCATCAACGCGACCATCCGCCAACTGCGACATAACCGCTTGATCGAGTTTTATGCGCAATGGCTCGACCCGCAAATGCGCAGTGAATACCTGCGCGACGCCGAGGACTTTTTTCAGGATGACGCGCCTGAGTAA
- a CDS encoding transporter substrate-binding domain-containing protein has protein sequence MWTMTRIRPAVCWWFFSCLLGLALCMRAAQADGPAVSSAGTSKPLQLSARERDWIAHNRQVIVASVQYPLYLFKDEQGHWSGLNNDILLQLSRMTGLQFVHEESFSTEHLLGLLESARANMSTTLAMNEERKAYLDFSHAFGGSGWVFVERAGAQPVESLEALQGKVLALPARHALESAIRHEYPQIGLRSVKTYAEARALVETGEADVTIENDNAIYRFPAGRLKIGASLEGKWEHDHLALRKEQPQLLSILNKALEALPPGELQAIRTKWLEGTAAVPPSPWQSMRSWLFWGGLLAGVFGLISVSWRQRLNIQVKKRKAAEQALNDQLAFRHSLINAMPDPVFVRDLQGRLLLCNKGYEEYLSVRLERAQGKCLPDMDVLPDATARLLHEEMMEQLSSGKSRFGERQLMLKDGVRFIYQWTVPFYSASGELRGVVGGWTEPRGRSSRTGD, from the coding sequence ATGTGGACAATGACACGCATAAGGCCGGCCGTGTGCTGGTGGTTTTTTTCCTGTCTGCTGGGGTTGGCGCTCTGCATGCGGGCCGCTCAGGCCGATGGCCCGGCCGTCAGCTCTGCAGGTACGAGCAAGCCGCTGCAGTTGTCCGCTCGGGAACGAGACTGGATTGCTCATAATCGCCAGGTGATTGTCGCGTCAGTGCAGTATCCGTTGTATTTGTTCAAGGACGAGCAGGGCCATTGGAGCGGGCTGAATAACGATATTCTTTTACAGCTTTCGCGGATGACCGGCTTGCAGTTTGTCCACGAAGAGTCGTTTTCCACGGAGCACCTGTTGGGCCTGTTGGAGAGTGCACGAGCCAACATGAGTACCACGCTGGCGATGAACGAGGAGCGCAAGGCTTACCTGGATTTCAGTCATGCGTTTGGCGGCTCGGGATGGGTCTTCGTCGAACGCGCCGGGGCGCAACCGGTGGAGTCGCTGGAGGCGTTGCAAGGCAAGGTCCTGGCCTTGCCGGCTCGGCATGCACTGGAAAGCGCCATTCGTCATGAGTATCCGCAGATCGGGCTGCGTTCAGTCAAAACCTACGCAGAGGCGCGTGCGCTGGTGGAAACCGGCGAGGCCGATGTGACCATCGAAAATGACAACGCCATCTACCGGTTTCCGGCTGGCCGGCTGAAGATTGGTGCGAGCCTGGAAGGCAAGTGGGAGCACGATCACCTGGCCCTGCGCAAGGAGCAGCCGCAACTGTTGAGCATCCTCAACAAGGCGCTGGAGGCGCTTCCTCCCGGCGAATTGCAGGCGATCCGCACAAAATGGCTCGAGGGCACCGCCGCAGTCCCACCTTCGCCCTGGCAATCCATGCGTTCGTGGCTTTTCTGGGGCGGTTTGCTGGCGGGGGTGTTTGGCCTGATCAGCGTGTCATGGCGACAGCGGCTGAACATTCAGGTGAAAAAACGCAAGGCGGCGGAACAGGCGCTGAACGATCAGTTGGCGTTTCGGCACAGCTTGATCAACGCCATGCCTGATCCGGTGTTTGTGCGTGATCTGCAGGGGCGCCTGCTGCTGTGCAACAAGGGCTACGAGGAGTACCTGTCGGTCCGCCTGGAGCGGGCTCAAGGCAAATGCCTGCCCGATATGGATGTGCTCCCGGACGCCACGGCCAGGCTCCTGCACGAGGAAATGATGGAGCAATTGAGCAGTGGCAAAAGTCGTTTCGGCGAGCGCCAACTGATGCTCAAGGACGGCGTCAGGTTTATCTATCAATGGACCGTGCCGTTCTACAGCGCAAGCGGCGAGCTACGCGGCGTAGTGGGGGGCTGGACCGAACCTCGAGGCAGGTCGTCCCGTACCGGTGACTGA
- a CDS encoding NADH:flavin oxidoreductase/NADH oxidase produces the protein MSLLLEPYTLRQLTLLNRIAVSPMCQYSSVDGLANDWHLVHLGSRAVGGAGLIFTEATAVTADGRITAQDLGLWNDEQIEPLQRITRFITAQGAVAGIQLAHAGRKASTHRPWLGLHGSVKPADGGWTPVGPSPIAFDPQHTQPTQLDEAQISEVIQAFVAAAKRALVAGFKVVEVHAAHGYLLHQFLSPLSNQRRDQYGGSFENRIRLVLQVTEAVRAVWPEELPLFVRVSATDWVEDGWNPDETVELARRLKALGVDLIDVSSGGTAANAEIPTGPGYQTRFAERVRKESGIATGTVGLITEPAQAEHILRTCQADIILLARELLRDPYWPLHADDDLGGRKAVWPSQYQRATHRDQPIHESDLRD, from the coding sequence ATGAGTCTGCTGCTTGAACCCTATACCCTTCGTCAATTGACCCTGCTCAATCGCATTGCCGTGTCACCGATGTGTCAGTACTCCAGCGTCGATGGACTGGCCAATGACTGGCACCTCGTACACCTTGGCAGCCGCGCCGTGGGCGGGGCCGGCCTGATCTTTACTGAAGCCACGGCCGTCACCGCCGATGGCCGTATCACCGCACAGGACTTGGGTCTGTGGAACGACGAGCAGATCGAACCGCTGCAACGCATTACCCGCTTTATCACCGCCCAAGGGGCGGTCGCCGGGATTCAACTGGCCCACGCCGGGCGCAAGGCCAGTACTCATCGACCATGGCTGGGCTTGCATGGCAGCGTCAAACCGGCGGATGGCGGCTGGACCCCGGTCGGCCCTTCACCGATTGCCTTCGACCCGCAGCACACCCAGCCCACACAGCTCGACGAGGCGCAAATCAGCGAGGTGATTCAGGCGTTTGTCGCGGCCGCCAAACGCGCCCTGGTCGCCGGTTTCAAGGTGGTCGAGGTGCATGCTGCTCACGGCTATCTGCTGCATCAGTTTCTCTCGCCCCTGAGTAACCAGCGGCGGGACCAGTACGGTGGCTCGTTCGAAAATCGCATTCGCCTGGTGCTGCAAGTGACCGAAGCGGTACGTGCAGTGTGGCCCGAAGAGTTACCGCTGTTCGTGCGAGTGTCGGCGACCGACTGGGTCGAGGATGGCTGGAACCCGGATGAAACCGTCGAGCTGGCACGGCGCCTGAAAGCCCTGGGGGTCGATCTGATCGATGTGTCGTCGGGTGGTACTGCGGCGAATGCCGAGATCCCCACCGGCCCGGGCTACCAGACCCGGTTTGCCGAGCGGGTGCGCAAGGAGTCGGGGATTGCCACCGGCACTGTGGGATTGATTACCGAGCCGGCACAGGCCGAGCATATCCTTCGCACCTGCCAGGCCGATATCATTCTGCTTGCGCGGGAACTGCTGCGCGACCCGTATTGGCCGCTGCATGCCGACGATGACCTGGGAGGCCGCAAGGCCGTCTGGCCATCGCAATACCAACGGGCGACGCACCGCGATCAGCCGATCCATGAGTCTGATCTGCGCGACTGA
- a CDS encoding DUF3509 domain-containing protein, whose protein sequence is MESISLLLGEALAPYHVTLTPSGVHGQCLVTLKNAVGAIVVEREFNQVQFMDKRLLTDVVDGLHRDLLIAEGRLQPCAIEAQRNVAQDRHQALSH, encoded by the coding sequence ATGGAAAGTATCAGCCTGTTGTTGGGTGAAGCATTGGCCCCTTATCACGTCACGCTGACGCCGTCGGGTGTCCACGGCCAGTGCCTGGTGACCTTGAAGAATGCAGTGGGCGCCATCGTGGTTGAGCGTGAGTTCAATCAGGTGCAGTTCATGGATAAACGATTACTGACCGATGTCGTCGATGGCTTGCACCGGGACCTGTTGATTGCCGAAGGACGGCTGCAGCCCTGTGCCATCGAGGCACAGCGCAACGTTGCGCAGGACCGGCACCAGGCGCTCAGCCACTGA
- the thrC gene encoding threonine synthase has product MRYISTRGQAPALNFEDVLLAGLASDGGLYVPENLPRFTQEEIASWAGLPYHELAFRVMRPFVTGSIPDADFKKILEATYGAFSHNAVAPLRQLNGNEWVLELFHGPTLAFKDFALQLLGRLLDYVLEKRGERVVIVGATSGDTGSAAIEGCKHCENVDIFILHPHNRVSEVQRRQMTTLFGDNIHNIAIEGNFDDCQEMVKASFADQSFLKGTRLVAVNSINWARIMAQIVYYFHASLQLGGPARSVAFSVPTGNFGDIFAGYLARNMGLPINQLIVATNRNDILHRFMSGNQYVKETLHATLSPSMDIMVSSNFERLLFDLHGRNGAAIAGLMDSFKQGGGFSVEQERWTEARKLFDSLAVDDAQTCETIAEVFAQTGELLDPHTAIGVKAARECRRSLDIPMVILGTAHPVKFPEAVEKAGVGKALELPAHLSDLFERDERCTVLPNDLKAVQAFVSQHGNRGKPL; this is encoded by the coding sequence ATGCGCTATATCAGTACCCGCGGCCAGGCACCGGCCCTGAATTTCGAAGACGTCCTGTTGGCCGGTCTGGCCAGCGATGGCGGCCTGTACGTGCCCGAGAACCTGCCGCGTTTCACCCAGGAAGAGATCGCTTCCTGGGCTGGCCTGCCTTACCACGAGCTGGCATTCCGGGTGATGCGCCCGTTCGTTACCGGCAGCATTCCGGATGCCGATTTCAAGAAGATTCTTGAAGCGACCTACGGCGCGTTTTCCCACAATGCCGTGGCGCCTTTGCGTCAACTCAACGGCAATGAATGGGTGCTTGAACTGTTCCACGGCCCGACCCTGGCGTTCAAGGACTTCGCCCTGCAACTGCTCGGTCGCCTGCTCGACTACGTGCTGGAGAAGCGCGGCGAGCGCGTGGTAATTGTCGGCGCGACTTCCGGCGACACCGGTTCGGCGGCGATCGAAGGCTGCAAGCACTGCGAAAACGTCGACATCTTTATCCTTCACCCGCACAACCGGGTTTCGGAAGTTCAGCGTCGGCAGATGACCACGCTGTTCGGCGACAACATCCACAACATTGCCATCGAAGGCAACTTCGATGACTGCCAGGAAATGGTCAAGGCCAGCTTCGCCGATCAGAGCTTCCTCAAGGGGACGCGCCTGGTTGCCGTGAACTCGATCAACTGGGCGCGGATCATGGCCCAGATCGTTTACTACTTCCACGCGTCCCTGCAGTTGGGCGGTCCGGCGCGTTCGGTGGCGTTCTCGGTGCCGACCGGTAACTTCGGCGATATCTTCGCCGGCTACCTGGCGCGCAACATGGGCCTGCCGATCAACCAGTTGATCGTCGCCACCAACCGCAACGACATCCTGCACCGCTTCATGAGCGGCAACCAGTACGTCAAGGAAACCCTGCATGCGACCCTGTCGCCGTCGATGGACATCATGGTCTCGTCGAACTTCGAGCGCCTGCTGTTCGACCTGCATGGTCGCAACGGTGCAGCCATTGCCGGTTTGATGGACAGCTTCAAGCAGGGCGGTGGTTTCAGCGTCGAGCAGGAGCGCTGGACTGAAGCGCGCAAACTGTTCGACTCGTTGGCCGTGGATGACGCGCAGACCTGCGAGACCATCGCAGAAGTCTTTGCCCAGACCGGTGAACTGCTCGATCCGCACACTGCCATTGGCGTCAAGGCCGCGCGCGAATGCCGCCGCAGCCTGGATATCCCGATGGTGATCCTTGGTACTGCGCATCCGGTCAAGTTCCCGGAAGCCGTGGAAAAGGCTGGTGTAGGAAAAGCGCTTGAACTGCCTGCGCACCTTTCGGATTTGTTTGAGCGAGACGAGCGTTGCACCGTTCTGCCAAATGACCTGAAAGCCGTGCAGGCCTTTGTCAGTCAGCATGGCAATCGCGGCAAGCCACTCTGA
- a CDS encoding CaiB/BaiF CoA transferase family protein: MSLSAKPLAGLKVIELGTLIAGPFASRICAEFGADVTKIESPDGGDPLRKWRKLYEGTSLWWFVQARNKKSLTLNLKHPDGLAILKKLLGEADILIENFRPGVLEKLGLGWDVLHALNPKLVMVRLSGFGQTGPMKDQPGFGAVGESMGGLRYITGFEDRPPVRTGISIGDSIAALWGVIGALMALRHREVNGGQGQVVDVALYEAIFAMMESMVPEFDVFGFIRERTGNIMPGITPSSIHTSVDGKHVQIGANGDAIFKRFMQVIGRDDLANDPSLASNDGRDNRRDELYGVIDRWVSSLPLDTVIERLNAAEVPASRIFSAEDMFSDPQFIAREMFLQAKLPDGKAFKMPGIVPKLSDTPGSCEWVGAELGEHNAQVLGELGYDAAQIARLREAGAI, from the coding sequence ATGTCGCTCTCCGCCAAACCACTTGCCGGCCTGAAAGTCATTGAGCTCGGCACCCTGATCGCAGGGCCTTTCGCTTCGCGAATCTGTGCCGAATTCGGCGCCGACGTGACCAAAATCGAATCACCGGACGGCGGCGACCCCCTGCGTAAATGGCGCAAACTCTACGAAGGCACCTCGTTGTGGTGGTTCGTCCAGGCCCGCAACAAAAAATCCCTGACCCTCAACCTCAAGCACCCCGACGGCCTGGCGATCCTGAAAAAGCTCCTGGGCGAAGCCGACATCCTCATCGAAAACTTTCGCCCCGGGGTCCTGGAAAAACTTGGCCTGGGTTGGGATGTGCTGCATGCCTTGAACCCGAAACTGGTAATGGTGCGACTGTCCGGTTTCGGCCAGACCGGACCGATGAAGGACCAGCCGGGGTTCGGTGCCGTCGGTGAATCCATGGGTGGTCTGCGCTACATCACCGGCTTCGAGGATCGTCCACCGGTGCGCACCGGGATCTCGATTGGAGACTCGATCGCGGCCCTGTGGGGCGTGATCGGCGCCTTGATGGCCTTGCGTCACCGTGAAGTCAACGGCGGTCAGGGCCAGGTCGTCGATGTGGCGCTGTACGAGGCGATCTTCGCGATGATGGAAAGCATGGTCCCGGAGTTCGATGTGTTTGGCTTTATCCGCGAGCGCACCGGCAACATCATGCCCGGCATCACGCCCTCCTCCATTCACACCAGTGTCGACGGCAAGCATGTACAGATCGGCGCCAATGGCGATGCGATTTTCAAGCGTTTCATGCAAGTCATCGGACGCGACGATCTGGCCAATGACCCGAGCCTGGCCAGCAACGATGGCCGCGACAACCGTCGCGACGAGTTGTATGGGGTGATCGATCGGTGGGTCAGCTCACTGCCGCTCGATACCGTGATCGAACGCCTGAACGCCGCCGAAGTCCCCGCCAGTCGTATCTTCAGCGCCGAAGACATGTTCAGCGACCCGCAATTCATTGCCCGGGAAATGTTCCTCCAGGCCAAGCTGCCCGATGGCAAGGCCTTCAAGATGCCCGGCATCGTGCCGAAACTCTCGGACACCCCGGGCTCCTGCGAATGGGTCGGCGCCGAACTGGGCGAACACAACGCCCAGGTCCTCGGCGAACTGGGCTATGACGCGGCACAGATCGCGCGCCTGCGTGAAGCCGGGGCAATCTGA
- a CDS encoding glucan biosynthesis protein D gives MHRRNLLKASMAIAAYTGLSATGLLATRAWAGTADGEAQAFDFEALKIQAKQLASNRYVDTKQVLPPTLASMTPQNFNAIQYDADHSLWNELNGQLDVQFFHVGMGFKQPVRMYSVDPKTRQAREVHFRPSLFNYERSSVDTGQLKGDLGFAGFKLFKAPELDKHDVVSFLGASYFRAVDNTGQYGLSARGLAIDTYGKKREEFPDFTKFWFETPDKDSTRFVVYALLDSPSATGAYRFDIDCQATQVVMAVDAHVNARTAIEQLGIAPMTSMFSCGTHERRMCDTIHPQIHDSDRLAMWRGNGEWICRPLNNPATLQFNAFADKDPKGFGLVQTDHEFASYQDTVDWYSKRPSLWVEPTTAWGEGSIDLLEIPTTGETLDNIVAFWTPKKPVAAGDSLNYGYKLYWSALPPVGTPLARVNATRSGMGGFTEGWAPGEHYPKVWARRFAVDFNGGGLDRLPAGTGIEPVVTASNGEVKDFNVLLLDDIKGYRITFDWFPTNDSVEPVELRLFIRTHDRTLSETWLYQYFPPAPDQRTYPDWPKA, from the coding sequence ACGTGCCTGGGCCGGGACGGCCGATGGCGAGGCCCAGGCCTTCGACTTCGAAGCGCTGAAGATTCAGGCCAAACAATTGGCCAGTAACCGCTACGTCGATACCAAGCAAGTGCTGCCGCCGACGCTGGCCAGCATGACCCCGCAGAATTTCAACGCCATTCAATACGATGCCGACCATTCGCTGTGGAATGAACTGAACGGCCAGTTGGACGTGCAGTTCTTCCACGTCGGCATGGGCTTCAAGCAGCCGGTACGCATGTACAGCGTCGACCCCAAGACCCGCCAGGCGCGGGAGGTGCACTTCCGCCCGTCACTGTTCAACTATGAGCGCTCCAGCGTCGACACCGGCCAGCTCAAGGGCGACCTGGGTTTTGCCGGGTTCAAGCTGTTCAAGGCGCCGGAGCTGGATAAGCACGATGTGGTGTCGTTCCTCGGCGCCAGCTACTTCCGCGCGGTGGACAACACCGGCCAGTACGGCTTGTCGGCTCGCGGCCTGGCCATCGACACCTACGGAAAAAAACGCGAAGAGTTTCCCGATTTCACCAAGTTCTGGTTCGAAACCCCGGACAAGGACAGCACCCGCTTCGTGGTCTATGCCCTGCTCGACTCACCGAGCGCCACCGGTGCCTACCGTTTCGACATCGATTGCCAGGCCACGCAGGTGGTGATGGCGGTTGACGCGCACGTCAATGCACGCACCGCCATCGAGCAACTGGGCATCGCGCCGATGACCAGCATGTTCAGTTGCGGCACCCACGAACGGCGTATGTGCGACACCATCCACCCGCAGATCCACGATTCGGACCGGCTCGCCATGTGGCGCGGCAATGGCGAGTGGATCTGCCGTCCGCTGAACAACCCGGCGACCCTACAATTCAACGCGTTCGCCGACAAGGACCCGAAGGGCTTCGGTCTGGTGCAGACCGACCATGAATTCGCCAGTTATCAGGACACCGTCGACTGGTACAGCAAGCGTCCGAGCCTATGGGTTGAGCCGACCACGGCTTGGGGCGAAGGCTCGATCGATCTGCTGGAGATCCCGACCACCGGCGAAACCCTGGATAACATCGTCGCCTTCTGGACCCCGAAGAAACCAGTGGCTGCCGGCGATTCGCTGAACTATGGCTACAAGCTCTACTGGAGCGCCCTGCCGCCGGTGGGCACACCGCTGGCACGGGTCAACGCCACGCGCTCGGGCATGGGCGGTTTCACGGAAGGTTGGGCACCGGGCGAGCACTATCCGAAAGTCTGGGCGCGGCGTTTTGCGGTCGATTTCAATGGCGGCGGACTGGATCGCCTGCCGGCGGGCACCGGGATCGAGCCGGTGGTCACCGCGTCGAACGGTGAGGTCAAGGATTTCAACGTGCTGCTGCTGGATGACATCAAGGGTTATCGAATTACCTTCGACTGGTTCCCGACCAATGACAGCGTCGAGCCGGTGGAACTGCGCCTGTTCATTCGCACCCATGACCGCACGTTGAGCGAAACCTGGCTGTACCAGTACTTCCCTCCTGCGCCTGACCAGCGCACCTACCCCGACTGGCCGAAGGCCTGA